CTACTGATGTTTATTCCTCCCTATATATAATACCatgagaaaaaggaaagaaaaaaaagcacTGCATTCAAGCTAATCAAAGGAAAGAAAACAAACCTGTCACTTCTTTTTAGCAAACATGGATCAAATGGGAAGAACATATCGAGTCTCTCCATCCCTCCAAAAGCTTTAGAGAATTCCGATTCCAGGTACTCGTCAAAATTGAATCTCTCAGATGTGGTGAACAAATTTGCTGCTTTTGATTGTCGTAGAAACTCAGTGACGATAGAAGGGAGACAAACCTGCTCAATTAGAGTGAAAAAGAAAAACTATTATTAAACACAATATTTCAAGTTTAATTTTAAATAACAAACTACAAGCCAAGTCCAGCATTAAAGTAAAGGATTTGAACTCAAAATTAATTCcttgtgttattatttttttcttttttcaagatCTGGCTACTGTTATTACAAGAAAATCTCCTTCCACGCATTGAGATTGTTCCACAAAACCTCAGCTTGTATTAATAATAGAAATTAGTATCATTAGGACTTTCCTTGTAAGAAAAGAGAAAGGGGGTCATCCATTTAGAACTCAAAAGAAAAGGTTTACAACTGCTTGAATCAATCATTTTCTATAAGAAACTACTTAATTAAAGTAATTACCTTCAATGGACTCAAATTATGCGACAAGATCAGGTTTATAGGCACAAGAAGCTGTGATTTGAACCAAGGATCACGCACCAATGATTCCATAcgaaaacataacacatacataatggCCTGCACAGCAAAAGAAAATAATTTAGCAACATAAACCAGTAAACACGAGGATTGGAGCACAGCATGTTGAAAATCCTCACACAATCACTGTCATTGATTCCTCTTGTaatgatatatattttataaaagagATCCATGAGAAAAAACTTTGAAAAGGTAGAACTCATATTAAAGAAAGAATCTACATGAGAAAAAAGACTCCCCTACAGTCAACTTATAGTACAATGCTAGTACACCAAACAAATACAGAGAGACTGTGAgacaacaaaacataaaaaagTGAAAAAGAAATATGTTCAGACATTTTAATGCAAGGAACACAAcaagtaattaaaaaataaaaccaaGTACACtcgtcaaacttttttttttttgaatattttgtttCACTTTGTAAAAAAGACGAGGGTTGCAACAGCTTAACATGATTGATATTTGATGAAAAAATTAAATCTGCAAGGAGTGAAATCAAAATCGTTTTAACTGCTTTGGCCTCCTTCCCTTATTATAGTATTAAAACCAATATtgacataaagaaaataaagtccAAAAGAATGATTCATTGCCTCCTGACAGACCCatcaaaaaatacataaaactCAAAGCGGTGAGTTTCCAGGTCATAAAGGTTGAAGAAAAGAATACTAAGATGTGTACCTGACATCCAGAGTAGAAAATTCTATGAGCTTTTGGGTTTATTTCACCTTCATGCAACTTGCAGTAATCCAAGCACCATTCAACCAAACTGAAACAAGATTCGCACACCACAGTCAGCAAAATTAAGTTATATCACTCATCATTTCTATCTTATCTTTTAGTTTCAGTTGCAACCTTGTCAAGGTGTTTGCAACTAAAGACGTTGACAAGAACTTTCCACGGGACAAATAACTAGCAAGATAAGCCACAGCGCTCATCCTGCAAgaaaatatatatgaaattagTATCAAAATTCTCTTCCCTAAATTTTTACCCCTACAATGACACAATCAGAACActgaaaaataataaattaaaaaattaatacaaccACTTGCTGATGGAATCATCTTTTAACCTGTGACAAGCAGTTATTTATACCTTAATACTTAGTTCCAGAGATTTTATGACCATAACACCTCAAACAAATTGAAGAAAACTACAACCTCAGAAGGCAGCAAGATAAATTTGTTTAACTTTGAACTTTAGTTGAATAATAGAGGAATGCAACAAATTGATATGCATATTGCTTCTCGTATTTCAGACATACTCAACACTATTTAAGTAATATTCCACAAAAAGTAACAACCCCATAAAATAAGTCCAATACAATATAGTATCAAAGCAAATTAAAGGCACCAACTAGCATAGGCACATTTAATCAAGCGAAAAATGAATATGAAAACTAAGGGTAAAAGTGTTAGGCTTGATAAGCCTAGTATCCGGTTCACCTATACTAGGAGGGGGTCGGGTCAGAAGGGTCAAGGGTAACTGGGTCATTTTGTGTTAGTTGGTTAGAAGGGCAAATTGGGTACTGAGTAGCCTATTAGTGGGAAAAGGAAGCTAGAAATTAGTTATGCAAGAATTGAGATGATTCTAGGCATCATGGGGATATTTTCCTCTCTGTTTGTATGAGACTCATAGCATATTTTTCATTCAACAAAGCTTCAGATTATTCATTATTGGTTTACTGTTTTATTGCTTGCTATTCTATTTTCTGGTTTCTACTATTCTGTTTTCTGGGTTCTACAGAGATTGTAGATAGGTCCTATTAATTGGTATCAGCAGCCAGGACCGGCGTTCGGTGTATGCCGGTATCGACGAGAATGGAGACTCGTGTTGTGGGTGTTGAATCGGCCTTATCCAGTGTCCAAAACCAGCTCAACGATCATGGATTGCTGCTTAAGGATCATGCGTTGGAGCTGGGCTCTCTGAAGGACGTGTTGGATCGTTTGGTTACTGCCCAAGGCAGGGTGGCAGATGAGCTTGCTTCTCTTCGCGAAGGGTCTCACGGTATTCCTGGTTCGGGGCGTCGTCTTTCCGGCGAGGGGTCTGTGGCGACTGGCGGGGGCGCTTCCTCCGGCCGTGTGGTGGATGGTGGGGATAGACGATCTGAATTTCGGGCTCGGAAGATCGAATTGCCAGTTTATACGGGAGATGACCCAGATGATTGGACTTATCGTGCGGAGCGCTACTTTAATTTACAGCGATTGTCTCCGGCCGAGCAACTGGAAGCGGCGGTCTTGTGCCTTGAAGGAGCGGCTCTGTCTTGGTTTCGCTGGGAAAATCTGCGGCGACCCATTCCTACGTGGGAGGAGTTGAAACTTCTACTCCTCCGGCGATTTCGTCCCACCCATGAGGGGTCCGTTTATGATCGGTTCTTTGTCCTCCAACAGGTCACTTCGGTTCAAGAATATCGTCGACGATTTGAAGCTCTTGCTGCTTCGGTAGAGACAATGGGGGAGGCTGCATTGCAGGCTGCTTTTTTGAAGGGCCTTAAAGTAGAGATCCAGGCCCCTTTGAGAATTTTGGAGCCCAATGGGCTGTTACACATGATGGAATTGGCTGAGCAAATTGAAGCCAATCAAGCTTTCACTAAAAGCTTTCGGACTGGGCCTAGTGGGCCCATTAGGGCACATCCACGACCACCTTTGACCAGCCTCTCCCTACCTGAACACAGTAAGGGCACTTTTGTCATCTCtccatcatcttcttcctcttctagCCCGACTCTTACTAGCCCTAAACCAGCGGCGGCTCCGGCGACGTCCACGGCGTATCGCCGCCTGTCTGAAACCGAACTCCAGGAGAAgaaacgcaggggagtttgcttTAAATGTGACGGGCGTTGGACTCGAGGGCACGAATGCTCGCAGGCGAAGGTTCAGGTGGTGATTATTCAAGATGAGGCCGTGGATGCACCGGCCACTGATCCGATTGGGGAGGTTCTGGGCATTGCAGCAGCTACGGAGGCGGCTGAGGCGCACATGGTGGAAGTTTCTCTCAATGCAGTGGTCGGGTTGACGTCCCCCAAAACTATGAAGATTTTGGGTTCTATCTTGGGCCACGAAGTGGTGGTTTTGGTGGATAGCGGGGCGACACACAATTTCATCACCACGGAATTAGCCCAGAAATTGGCATTGCCATTATCCACGACTGATGCTTATGGAGTGCAACTGGGCAGTGGTCAAGCAGTGAAGGGGGAAGGCATATGTCGCTCGGTGCTGTTACATTTGCAAGGACTGGAAATAATCGAAGATTTCCTACCGTTGCAACTAGGCAGTACTGATGTTATCTTGGGCGTCCAATGGCTGCAAACTTTAGGGGAAACCACTCACCATTGGAGGAACCATACGATGAAACTTCGAATCCAGGATCAGCCCGTGGTTTTACATGGAGACCCTCTGCTTCACAAGACTTGCATTTCGTTGAAACAAATGGTACGGCTGCTCCAACATGAGCGGCAAGGCGTTTGGGTCGAGTTGGGTTGCGCTTCAGTTATTCCGGGCTTGGCAGCATATTCGGATGAGATACAGCAACTTTTACAGCGGTACAAACATGTTTTTGACACACCAACTTCGCTACCGCCGCCGAGACGACATGATCACGCCATTGTCCTTCAGCCCGACACCACTCCAGTGAGTATTCGCCCCTATCGGTACCCACATGGCATCAAGGATGAGGTCGAGAAAATTGTTCAAGAGATGCTGAAATCAGGGGTGATCCAGCCAAGTAACAGTCCCTACTCGAGCCCTATTCTTTTGGTTCGAAAAAaggatggcggatggaggttttGTGTGGATTATAGGGCCCTTAATAGAGCCACGGTACCCGATAAATTCCCCATTCCAGTTATTGATGAGTTGATAGACGAGTTGCATGGGGCTCATGTATTTTCGAAGCTTGACTTGCGCTCGGGGTACCATCAAATTCGGGTGCGGCCGGAAGATATCCATAAAACGGCCTTTAGGACTCATGAAGGCCACTATGAGTTTGTAGTGATGCCATTTGGACTGACCAACGCCCCCGCCTCCTTTCAATCTCAGATGAACGACATTTTCCAGCCCCATCTTCGAAAAAGAGTATTGGTCTTTTTCGACGACATCCTCGTCTATAGCCCGGATGAGGAAACTCATGTCAAAGATCTTGAAATCGTGTTGCAAACATTGTCTCACCACCAGTTTTTTGCTAATTTCAAGAAGTGCTGTTTTGGACAGCGGCAAGTTGAGTATTTGGGTCACATTATTTCAGGCAAGGGGGTGGCGGTGGACCCTTCTAAGATCCAATCTATGCTGGATTGGCCGCTGCCCAAAACAATTAAAGAGCTGCGGGGATTCCTTGGGCTCACAGggtattataggaagtttgtcaaGAACTATGGGGCCATTGCTAGACCTCTTACTGACCAACTCAAAAAAGACCAATATGGCTGGACCGAAGAAGCTTCTGCTGCATTTGAAGCACTGAAGAAAGCGCTGACCACAGTACCTGTCTTAGCACTTCCAGATTTTACCAAGCCGTTTGTGGTTGAAACTGATGCTTCGGGGTTTGGCGTAGGAGCTGTTTTGATGCAGGAGGGACGGCCACTAGCGTATTTCAGTCAGGTATTGAAGCCCAAAGCGAGGCTGAAATCCATATATGAAAAAGAACTCATGGCTATTGTTCTAGCGGTACTCAAATGGCGACCTTACCTCCTAGGACGACGATTTATTGTGCGAACAGACCAGAAAAGTCTCAAATTTCTGTTAGAACAGCGGCTGGTTACTCCGGAACATCAAAAGTGGTTAGTCAAATTGTTGGGATTTGATTTTGATATTCAATATCGCTCAGGGGAAACAAATAGGGCGGCTGATGCTTTGTCTCGGGTCGGTCATGTGGAATGTTCTTTACTGACATCTACTACATGGCTGGATTGGGAGCTAGTTGATCGTGAGGTGGCAGCGGACCCTTTTTTGTCTCGGGTTAAGGCAGATTTGGAGCAAGGAAAAGTCATTGCTGGGTTTTCAATATCCCAGCAACGGATACTGTACAAGGGCCGCTTAGTTTTGTCCAGCACTTCAGCTTTGTTACCCCATTTTTTGCGTGAGTATCACAGTTCGCCCATAGGGGGCCATTCGGGGGAGCTGCGAACTTACCAACGACTAAAAGGAGATGTTTATTGGGTAGGAATGAAGGCTAGGATCTTGGAGTTCGTGCGTTCTTGTGAGATTTGCCAGCGAAACAAATATTTAGCCATGTCACCAGGGGGTTTATTGCAGCCTTTATCGCTGCCAGCACTAGTTTGGGAGGAGTTGACTATGGATTTTATAGAAGGGCTGCCTAAGTCGGAAGGTGTAGACACTATATTCGTGGTGGTGGACAGGCTGAGTAAATACAGCCACTTTATAGGCCTTCGGCACCCCTTTAATGCTAAAATGGTGGCTGAAGCGTTTGTTACACATGTAGTCAAGTTGCATGGAATCCCGctgtctattgtatctgatcgtgACAGAATTTTTCTCAGCCATTTTTGGTCAGAATTGTTTAAACTACAAGGGACGGAACTTCGCCATAGTACTTCTTATCGCCCCCAAACGGATGGCCAATCCGAGGTTGTGAATAGGTGCCTAGAGACCTATCTTCGTTGTTTCGCTTCGAACCGTCCAAAAGCTTGGGCTAAATGGTTAGCGTGGGCTGAGTATTGGTACAACACCACTTTTCACTCCTCCTTGGGTTGCACTCCATTCAAGGTCTTATACGGGCGTGACCCCCCACCGTTGATTCGGTACGCAGCAGGTACCACTCATGTGATGGCTGTTGACCAGTTACTGGAAGAGCGCGATGCATTCTTGGATGACTTGAAAATGCACCTGCTGCGAGCACAACAGAAAATGAAAGAAAGAGCGGACGGGTCGCGGCGAATGGTGGAGTTCGCTGTGGGAGACAAAGTATTTGTGAAATTGCGGCCCTACCGACAGAAATCATTGGCTACCAGAAAGAATGAGAAGCTGGCAGCAAGATATTACGGCCCGTTCGCAGTTCTGAAACGCATTGGAAAAGTCGCTTACCGCCTCGACTTGCCTCCTTCGTCAGCCATCCATCCGGTTTTTCATGTTTCGCAACTCCGCGCTGCTGTCGGGACTGCTCATTCTTCCACCACGCTCCCATCCACTTTAACTTCAGACCTGGAACTTATTGTAGAACCTGCTGAAGTGCTGAATATCCGACAGAACCCAGCCTCTCCAGACCAATGTGTTGAAGTGCTTATCCGCTGGAAGGATCTGCCAGATTTCGAAGCTACGTGGGAGAAATTTGAAGCTATACAACGTCAGTTTCCGGCATtcaaccttgaggacaaggttcaCAACTTGGGCGGGAGTAATGTTAGGCTTGATAAGCCTAGTATCCGGTTCACCTATACTAGGAGGGGGTCGGGTCAGAAGGGTCAAGGGTAACTGGGTCATTTTGTGTTAGTTGGTTAGAAGGGCAAATTGGGTACTGAGTAGCCTATTAGTGGGAAAAGGAAGCTAGTAATTAGTTATGCAAGAATTGAGATGATTCTAGGCATCATGGGGATATTTTCCTCTCTGTTTGTATGAGACTCATAGCATATTTTTCATTCAACAAAGCTTCAGATTATTCATTATTGGTTTACTGTTTTATTGCTTGCTATTCTATTTTCTGGTTTCTACTATTCTGTTTTCTGGGTTCTACAGAGATTGTAGATAGGTCCTATTAAAAAGTTCCTTACATGAAGAAGAAAAGATCTAACAATCAGAAAAACGACATAGTAATGAACAAGAGCACAGATAAATTACCTCAAAATTGGGGGATAAgtattacaaacataaatatctTGAAGCATCTTTGTAAATCTACTGCCACAGTTCTCAGGATCCAGAGAACAAGCATAGAACATTACAAACTGCAAGAAAAGAAATGACGGCCATGCCTTTATTTAGGACAACCATTAACATAAACCTCTACTTGTATTACATAGCATAAACAATATCAAAATACAATTCAGCCAACTATGGTGAACCTGAGAAAATTTTGACTTGTAGGCAGTCAGAACAGTCTTCTGAAATGATTGGAGAAGAGTTTCAAATACCTAGTAACAGCAACGTTTACATAAGAAAATTTTAATAATAGTGACCAAATAGAACACCAAGCATGAATAGAGCGCAAGAGAATATAGATACTCAAAATATACCTCATTCAAACGGCCACCTGCTTCACAGGAATTCAAATGCTCAAAGACTACCACCATCAAGCTATCCAATTTTTCTGCAAAAAGATTTCCTACCAAGCCCTTCCGGCTTAATTCTCTTGGAAGCTGTAAAAAATAACTGGATTACTTTATAAAAGCATATTAAGGCTACCATCGATAATCAAGGAAATCAAAGAATTACATAACAGTCAAAATAATACAACACTATAGATTCAAAAACAAATCTTGAGTTTTTTTTATTTGCCAAAAAAATATTTCTGCTACTGTGAAAATTATTCAAGCTCTAGAATAAAAGTAAATTTAAGTGATCCTTCAAAATGATTGCAAGATAATTTGATACAACATATGTTATAGTTAGCATCAAATATACTTGTGTACAGTTCAATTAACCTtatcatgaacaataataacttTAATAAATGTGCAAGTTGTAACAACAAAACAATTCAACCAGAACCAATAGCTCAGTCGCACCTGATATGATCCATATACATCATGAATTATTTACAAGCAAAACCGACAAAAGAATAACATCTACAAACATGAAttcaaaatgccctcccttacgcATACAAACTAAAATGTTCAGATATATCTGAATTTGCACTCAAGAGAAATTAGTGAACTCATCCTCTAAATGGGATACCTGAATAACAAGCATCTCAGATCCATCaaaatattcatatttttatACCTGCTGAGAATACCAATTCTAATCCTCCACCAATTCATCACTAAATTGAAATAATTAGACATACCTCAGAGCCATCCATCAATTCATCGTCTGTAGCCTCATCTATATCTTCTAGCTCCATATTAAAAATTCCCTTAGTGGAGTCATCATGTAAGATGTCATCCCACCCAATCTCCACCTGTAAAATGTTCACCACAGCATATCAATTACACTTGACCTTAACAAACTCAGCAAGAGAGAAAATTACAAAAAGAATCTTACATCCAAATCAACCAGCAAATCAATCAATCCTGAAAGCATTGTACTTCTAACAAGCTCACCAAAAACGCTGCTTTCCAATTTTAACATGTTTTCTGCATAAATAACAAGACTCTGCAACAGAACGAGCATTGTTTAGATTTACTTAATCTTACAAGCAAAATCACAAACTATAAGGTAAGACAACAAATACACTTagatataatgaaaataaatctatgaaataataataattgagAAGCAACAATCAAATTCCAGATATAGATACACGTTTGATAAACATATGTCATGCAACTAAATTATACAGGTCATACAGAAAAACCAGCTCTAAAACATTACAATACTCCCAGCATAGGGCTATTTAGTCAATgctacattatttatttatttttattttttggggTCAACAAAAAAGCGCAATTTGTATTATTAAGATGTAAGGTATTACAAGAAATATATCACATAACCGGAAACATTACAGATGCATTACAAAGGAAAATGGCCATAAGTCAATGCTACATTATAACTGTAATCCAAAATATCACATATTTACTACAAGTAATTATGTTTAAATTCTCGCAAAGTCAGAGAAAACACAAATAATATAACCATTTGAAGAATGTAAAACAGGTGATGTACAAAAAGCAAAGAAAATAACTGGTTCACGATTCAAAGAGACTGATCTTCATTATGTATAGAAAAAAGCAACCTCAACTTATGTTTGGCCTCATGAAAAGGCCAAAGGTGCATTCATCTCGTTCTAAGTTGCCACGtcttacaataatatataaacaTCAAAGGCAGTATGAAGACTAACAACAGGCCGCAAAGAAGTAATATGATACCTTGGCTAACAAGCCTATAGGTAGTATGAAGAATAACAATATGTCacaaacaaaatatatgattCCTTAGCTAATAAGCCTACACTTGCAAGTGAACATCAAAACAATCACAATCAAACTAAAACAAGCAGAGCACCAAGCATCAAATAGTGTTCTATATATAGCAAAGAAAGATAAATAGAAAACTGCAAGGCACCAAGGTAACTCACATTTTCCTTAGAAGTGTAGTGTGGCTTCCTCTGTATAACTATTGGCAACAATCTCATGGGAGAAATCGGCACCAAATCAGCTATGACTTCAAGAGATGAATGCACACGAGATAGAACTTGGCCCTTTCTTGAAATACCTCGTGGTTGTTTCAGGAACTCTGTCATTGAATAAGGGGGCGTGAAATTTCCAACAAGCATCTCCAAACACGAATCAACAAATTTCCCACTTGAAGCAGCCTGCAAGATTAAACATGGACATACAGCATTGGGACAAATAACTCTCGTAGTTCAGAAAAACAATGGTTAACAGCATAACAAGAACCCCATGTACCAATGAAATGATTAGTTCAAGCAAAGCATCCATTACATCAGGCCTGCAGTACCACATGTTCATCGAGAATATCTGAAAAGAAATTACGAAATCAGTAATTGAGTAAACTGAAAACTGCAAAAACTAACATCAAACGAAAGGCCGCTTATTAACTTACAGAAGCAAGAAGAGAGTGATGAAGAACATTATCAATATGTGAAACTGCAACAGACAGTGCCTTCAAACTCGTCTATCAAGCATCAACAAACAAAAAGTCAGATTTGGCAGAATGTTTTAATAGGTTCACACAGGATGTCTACACAGTAATAGTGTACACATTATGCATCAAGACAGGACACATAAGTACATTCTGCTACTTATTTCAAAGGAAACAACAAAGAGATGAGAAAAGACAGGTTTATAACAAACCCAATGAAACAAAATGAATTAACTTCAGATAGAGAGCTTACCACGAGCAGGGCAGTCTCATCAGGAGCAAGATGTCCCCTGTGGTGCATGACTGCAACAAGCTGGTTATACTTGTCACTGTCCCCCTATACCAGAAAAACAATAGTTCAGCTTCTCCATggcagaaaataaataaaataacatttcAGTTTCTGTTTGTCAGCATCAGTTGTCAATAATTAGACAATCTAACAAACCTCACACCATATATTTTGGGGGAAAAATCTAAAAATCTTGAACATAACCCAAATGTATGAAACCCTTTAATCCCCATTAACAAATAATCCTTCGGGTTTTGGGAGAGAAAATTTGAGCTTTACCGTTGAAACGGAAGTAAGAGCATCTCTGACGTGATAGAACAAATCGGAATCAGTGATATCGACGTCATTTAACTCATTATATCCCGCCTCATCGTTCCTGATTTCGATTCCCATGGGTTTTGATCCCAAAGCAAGCCCTGAACTTGAGTATTTTGCTCAATTCAGGGCACAATCAGCTCCAGCAGACCCcgagaaagaagaaaacacagAAGGACGCCGTTTCTTTGAGGAAACAGAGGCAAGGCAGAACACCGTTTCTTCCAAGAGGAATAAAAATCAAAGAGAAATagctgcttcttcttcttcttcttcttcttcttcttattggtAGCTGCTCTATGGCGGCTGAGGGCTTTTGCTTTGCTTCGGTATACGAAACAAGGGTTTCAAATTGAGAAAGTGCAGCATTTTATACCTACTTCTATTTTATCGTCCGCGTGTTGTTTACTTTAATTTCCGATTTTGACCTTCCCAATTTTCTACATTTTTACTGCCACACGAAATAATAACTTTTGTAAAGCACACAAATTTTATTCGAGGAATGATACGTGAAGACAAATTACACATATTTACCTGTTAAATCATTTGTACTTATAGGGAACGCGATTCATCTTAAATAAATATGGTTAATAAGAGTGTGTAATATTTGTGCGTAGATatattattacttaaattatttacaaaaatatttgcTCTCTTTTTTACAGACATAATGATCCCTTCTTCTTATGCGACTCACGACTTCAATTACACAGCAAGAAACAACACCATAACTACAATTGATCTCGAACTAAAAGCAACAACAATAATAGCGATCTGACTGTGCAGCAGCAAAGTTTATAATCAAGACAATAACAATTCCCTTGAAAATGGCAAGACAACATTGAATCTCTGAGAAAATTAAGACAAAAATAGGCAAGTGTTGAATCCAAATTATAATTTGGCCAAAATTCAATCATCAAATCTGTCTGAAATAAACTTATAATCGATGTTTAAATTTTGTAGAAAAATTCTGATCAAGAAAGCAAGTGTTGGAAAATAGTTGCTCTAAGAATTAATCTCAATAAAATATTACAACCGAGTATTTTTTTTCCGTATACATTCTCTACATTATTCATCAAATTATTTTGCAATATAATATAGCAagaattattttagtttttaCTCTTCTTATCTAATCAAATCTGGAAGAATATACACTAAATTGAAAAAATTGGATATTATTACAAAAACAATGAGTAAAGAATATAATCTTTAATTATTACTCGTTGCTCTCGTGTTGTTGTGAAGTTGCTTGCGCGTTGTTggaaataataaatttattttgtttacatTTCAGGGAATGGAATCACTACCAATCCTGATTCAGAGCAGCAGAAAATGGGATGACAACAAGAATTACATTGATTTTGAAGCTAGTGGGAAATTGATACTGAGAGATTGCAAATATAAAGAACTTGTACACACATTGTTGCTACAATCACGATGCAACCCAGCAACAACACACATACAACTACAGTATCAAGTGAAGGAAGACTACCCACCCCTCAAAAATAATGGATGATGCAAGTCTCATGCATTTGTATGTGTGTTGTATGCAGTAGCCATTTATCATATCCAATTTGTGCAATTTGTATGCAGTAGCCATTTATCATATCTAATTTTATCCAAATATGGCCTAATGCGCTTATGCAAGTCTCATGCAGTAGCCA
The genomic region above belongs to Humulus lupulus chromosome 1, drHumLupu1.1, whole genome shotgun sequence and contains:
- the LOC133801411 gene encoding uncharacterized protein LOC133801411; translated protein: MGIEIRNDEAGYNELNDVDITDSDLFYHVRDALTSVSTGDSDKYNQLVAVMHHRGHLAPDETALLVTSLKALSVAVSHIDNVLHHSLLASIFSMNMWYCRPDVMDALLELIISLAASSGKFVDSCLEMLVGNFTPPYSMTEFLKQPRGISRKGQVLSRVHSSLEVIADLVPISPMRLLPIVIQRKPHYTSKENSLVIYAENMLKLESSVFGELVRSTMLSGLIDLLVDLDVEIGWDDILHDDSTKGIFNMELEDIDEATDDELMDGSELPRELSRKGLVGNLFAEKLDSLMVVVFEHLNSCEAGGRLNEVFETLLQSFQKTVLTAYKSKFSQFVMFYACSLDPENCGSRFTKMLQDIYVCNTYPPILRMSAVAYLASYLSRGKFLSTSLVANTLTSLVEWCLDYCKLHEGEINPKAHRIFYSGCQAIMYVLCFRMESLVRDPWFKSQLLVPINLILSHNLSPLKVCLPSIVTEFLRQSKAANLFTTSERFNFDEYLESEFSKAFGGMERLDMFFPFDPCLLKRSDSFIRPNYLYWSMVRPAYNDEEDSSDEEVEVNTEIEENNEDFDIDEFDNALNQMSITPKNRFGDGFNDHPRMPSRIRPSTSPESL